The DNA region CCATACGCATATAATAAAATCTGGTTAATTATAAAACTTACTTAGAACTGCCAAACCGAGTTGTTGACAATAAACCTTTTAAAGGGTTGTGTGGTTATACTCGACGTAATGACAGCAAGCACAAAAACTGATGAACAACAGAATGTGAAGGGATTGCTTACCGCGCTTGACGATTACTTAGCATCAGGCATTCACATTGGTATGAAGTTCAAAACCAAGTTCATGCGCGATTACATTTACAAAGTTCGCGAAGATGGTCTTGCTATTCTTGACATTCAAAAAATTGATGAACGCATCAAAATCGCAGCAAAATTCTTATCACAATTCGAACCAAATGATATTATCGTGGTTGGCAGGCGTGATAATGCAAAAAAACCAATCAGTATGTTCTCACGTGTCACGGGGTGTCGCGCTGTTCAGGGGCGATACTATCCTGGAACGCTTACAAATCCTATTATTCCCTCCTACACTGAAGCAAAAGCATTGCTTATTGCAGATCCCTGGATTGACAAGAACGCAATCAAGGATGCAGTAATATCTCGCGTGCCCATTGTGGGACTTGCAGACACAAACAACTCAACCCAGAACGTTGACTTGATTATTCCCTGCAACAACAAAGGAAAACGCAGTCTTGGCGTTGCATTTTACTTGCTTGCCCGCGAATACCTAAAAACGCGCGGTGACATCAAAACAGATGACGAGTTCAAATACACCATTGATGACTTCTCAGAAGAATAACCGCTAAAATGTTTGTTTGAGAATAGAAAAGAATTGTTCATTCTTTTTTTTGACTTCTTTGAGCTTACTGTTTGCTTTTTCAACAAGACGGGTAAAATACGCTTTTGGAACAACAATAGTGCCACGTTCAGCAACAAGCGTGTCAATTTTTTGTGACGTGTTAATTTCAACAATGATTTGTTTTTGTGCAGAAAAAATCGTGCTCTTTTTCAGGCCCGCAACACGCGCGCAAGCAAGTAATGCATTTGCGTTTTCTAGCGTCTTACAACCAACGTGCATGATAAGACCTTCCATTCTAAACCACACTTCCTCATCAGTGCGGGTGACAAGTTCTTTGAGTGTTTCAAACATGGCATCAGCATCAACAAATGTGTGTTTTTTGTGAACAAATAATGACTCATCTTTTCTCCCACTCTCAGGAAGGGTAATAAGCGTGATTCTGCCACTGCATGTTGAAGTCGTGTAAAACGCATCCTTACTATTGAGAAAGTCAATCATGGTGCCGATGTCTTCGTCAACACGCCCAATCTTTCGCGCGTCAGCTAATTTTTGCATGCTTGTGCGCTTCCACTCTAAAAACATGAAAGAGTAGAAATGCTACCTGCTTTATAAACCTTATAGCTTTGCTTCCTGCTCAAGATAATAGTCTACGTTTGGTGGAAAAGAAGGATTGTGTTTTTTAGAGTAGGATTCAATAACTGGTTTTGAAAGCTTCTGTTCTACCATGAACGCGCGCCAATTATAGACTTCTTCATGTGCACGAACATCATAGAGTGTTGCATCAATACCAAGGGTATCACCTATGCGTTCAGCATGCATGCATTCAGCAAGCGCGTCAGTTAGAGTCAAAAGGGGAAACGGGGGTTTGTCAGCACGCGCCCCATCAAAACGCTTCAAAACGTAACCGGCTTTGACTGCATAATGTTTTTCCGTATACTTTGCCTGAAGATATGTAAGCGCATCACGCAAGGGATTGAGCGTGTTAATACTCATTTTCACAAGCATTCTGCTTTCAAAAAGAGCATAAAAGGATTACGGTGCTACAAAACATTAAAAGCACAGAACAACACGTAGGTACACGGGCATGGCAATGATTCAAAACATCACAAAAAAGAAACACCTCATAAAAAATGTCAAGTACTGCAACTCATTTATTTCAAAAAGCCTCGGCGCCATGTTTAAACGCCGCGTTGACAAAGCATACGTGTTCCCGCTTGATTTTGAAAGCAAATATGCTGCAACCATTCATATGATGTTTGTTTTTACGCCCCTTGTCGTATTGTGGCTTAATTCTGAGCGCGTTGTTATTGACAAAGTGCTTGCAAAACCCTGGCATGTATACGCGCCAAGCGAGCCTGCACGTTGGGTAATTGAACTGCCCCCAAAACACGTTGACCACGTAGAGATTGGAGACTATCTTGAGTTTTTATGAAACACAAAACCAGCATCCTCACCCTTACTGTTTTAT from archaeon CG10_big_fil_rev_8_21_14_0_10_43_11 includes:
- a CDS encoding 30S ribosomal protein S2, producing MTASTKTDEQQNVKGLLTALDDYLASGIHIGMKFKTKFMRDYIYKVREDGLAILDIQKIDERIKIAAKFLSQFEPNDIIVVGRRDNAKKPISMFSRVTGCRAVQGRYYPGTLTNPIIPSYTEAKALLIADPWIDKNAIKDAVISRVPIVGLADTNNSTQNVDLIIPCNNKGKRSLGVAFYLLAREYLKTRGDIKTDDEFKYTIDDFSEE